A DNA window from Hoplias malabaricus isolate fHopMal1 chromosome 5, fHopMal1.hap1, whole genome shotgun sequence contains the following coding sequences:
- the timm17a gene encoding mitochondrial import inner membrane translocase subunit Tim17-A — protein sequence MEEYAREPCPWRIVDDCGGAFTMGAIGGGIFQAVKGFRNSPVGMNHRLRGSMTAIRTRAPQLGGSFAVWGGLFSMIDCGLVKLRGKEDPWNSITSGAMTGAILAARNGPVAMVGSAAMGGILLALIEGAGILLTRFASSQFPTGPQFAEEPAPMPAPSFGDYRQYQ from the exons ATGGAGGAGTACGCGAGGGAGCCGTG CCCATGGAGGATAGTGGACGACTGTGGCGGTGCATTTACAATGGGAGCAATAGGTGGAGGGATATTCCAGGCTGTCAAAGGCTTTAGAAATTCACCTGTT GGAATGAACCACAGACTGAGGGGGAGTATGACAGCTATTAGGACCAGAGCCCCACAGTTGGGGG GAAGTTTTGCTGTATGGGGTGGACTCTTCTCAATGATTGACTGTGGGCTAGTGAAATTGCGGGGTAAAGAGGATCCCTGGAACTCAATAACAAGCGGAGCCATGACGGGCGCAATTCTTGCTGCGAGAA ATGGCCCTGTAGCCATGGTTGGTTCTGCTGCTATGGGAGGCATACTTTTAGCCTTAATAGAAGGTGCTGGAATACTTCTCACAAGGTTTGCTTCCTCACAGTTCCCCACGG GTCCACAGTTTGCAGAGGAACCTGCCCCCATGCCCGCTCCTTCCTTCGGGGACTACAGACAATACCAGTGA